The proteins below are encoded in one region of Bacteroidia bacterium:
- the holA gene encoding DNA polymerase III subunit delta has translation MSDFNSIAADLKARKFKPVYFLTGEETYYIDLLAEQFEKKVLEESEREFNLTVLYGNEADIPRILSEAKRFPMMGDYTVVIVKEAQHIRALSRSEKLEEDNGAGEEEKKKGGGAVALLQTYVEHPQLQTILVFCYKYKKLDKRTSLYKSLQKHGVLFEAGKMYDDKLPGWITDYFKKAGYGTDPKAAVLMAEYLGNDLAKIANEAGKLMINIPPGSTISPDHIQHFIGISKEYNSFELNGALSKKDVLRANRIVNHFSANPKDNPLIMVISTLFGHFNKVLTYHHLPDKSKAAAELKVNPFFVREYEAAARNYSLRKTEEIMGYLREYDLRSKGYLTGQAGEGELLKELVFKILH, from the coding sequence ATGAGTGATTTCAATTCCATTGCCGCAGACCTCAAAGCCAGGAAGTTCAAACCGGTGTATTTCCTGACCGGGGAAGAGACCTATTATATTGACCTGCTGGCGGAGCAGTTTGAGAAAAAGGTATTGGAGGAGTCGGAAAGGGAATTTAATCTGACAGTATTGTATGGCAACGAAGCAGATATTCCCCGCATTCTGTCGGAAGCCAAACGTTTCCCGATGATGGGAGACTACACTGTAGTGATAGTGAAGGAAGCCCAGCATATCCGGGCACTGAGCCGGTCTGAAAAACTGGAGGAAGACAACGGTGCCGGCGAGGAGGAGAAAAAGAAGGGGGGGGGAGCGGTCGCATTGCTGCAAACGTATGTTGAGCATCCGCAGCTGCAGACGATCCTGGTTTTCTGTTATAAATATAAGAAGCTGGACAAGCGTACCTCCCTCTACAAATCATTGCAAAAGCACGGAGTATTGTTCGAAGCCGGGAAGATGTACGACGATAAACTGCCAGGATGGATCACTGATTATTTTAAGAAGGCAGGATACGGAACGGATCCAAAAGCCGCCGTGCTGATGGCGGAGTATCTGGGGAATGATCTCGCGAAGATTGCAAACGAAGCCGGAAAGCTGATGATCAATATCCCGCCCGGTTCAACCATCTCGCCGGATCACATTCAGCATTTTATTGGCATCAGTAAAGAGTATAATTCCTTTGAGCTCAATGGGGCTCTTTCAAAAAAGGATGTGCTCAGGGCTAACCGGATCGTGAACCATTTTTCCGCAAACCCGAAGGACAATCCGCTGATAATGGTGATATCTACTTTGTTCGGGCATTTTAATAAGGTACTGACATATCATCATCTTCCGGACAAATCAAAAGCAGCGGCGGAGCTGAAAGTGAACCCTTTTTTTGTGCGGGAATATGAAGCCGCCGCGCGGAATTATTCCTTACGCAAAACCGAGGAGATCATGGGATACCTGCGGGAGTATGATCTGAGATCAAAAGGATATTTAACCGGCCAGGCAGGGGAGGGAGAACTACTGAAGGAACTCGTCTTTAAGATACTGCACTAA
- a CDS encoding type I restriction enzyme HsdR N-terminal domain-containing protein, producing MLPELNLPAFEHRITKTAGALVIFDPIRKKNVALTPEEWVRQNIIRYLTDIKGYPGSRLAVEKQILLNGMQRRCDIVYYNRSGTPEMIVECKAPEIRITQAAFDQTARYNMTLKVPLLVITNGIEHFCCRISWESAGFEFLKEIPECE from the coding sequence ATGCTTCCGGAACTTAATCTACCGGCTTTTGAACACCGGATCACCAAAACAGCGGGTGCCCTCGTTATTTTTGATCCCATCCGAAAAAAAAATGTGGCTCTCACCCCGGAAGAATGGGTCAGACAAAACATCATTCGTTACCTGACTGATATTAAAGGTTACCCAGGATCCAGACTGGCTGTTGAAAAACAGATTCTACTCAATGGGATGCAGCGCCGGTGCGATATAGTGTATTATAACCGGAGCGGAACACCCGAGATGATTGTTGAATGTAAGGCACCGGAGATCAGGATCACCCAGGCCGCTTTTGATCAAACGGCCCGGTATAATATGACGTTAAAAGTCCCCCTACTTGTAATAACCAATGGTATAGAACATTTCTGTTGCCGGATAAGCTGGGAAAGTGCTGGTTTTGAGTTTCTTAAGGAAATTCCGGAATGTGAATGA